A window of Limosilactobacillus reuteri genomic DNA:
ATGGACGAACACAATTCAAGAAAATTCCAACACTCACACGGATGAAACGATTCTTGGCAGAATTAGGGAACCCACAAGAAGGACTTAAATACATTCACGTTACAGGAACTAATGGCAAAGGATCAACTGTTGCAATGATGAGGTCTGCTTTACTGGAAAGTGGCCTGACTGTTGGAAGTTTTACATCGCCTTTTATTACGCGGTTTAATGAACGGATTGAGTACAATGGAATCCCAATTAGCGATGCTGACCTTTTAAGATTAGTTCAAAAAATTGCTTCAGTTGTCAAAAAACTTGATAATACATTGGAAACAGGCGGACCAACTGAATTTGAAATTGATACAGCATTAATGTTTTGCTACATGGCTGAAAAGAAGCCTGATGTTGTATTGCTTGAAGTAGGGATTGGGGGGCTATATGATTCTACCAATGTAATTACGCCAGTTGTTAGCGTGATTACGACAGTTGGCTGGGATCATATGAAGTATTTAGGTGATACTTTGGCTAAGATTGCGGCCCAAAAAGCGGGAATAATCAAAAAGGGCGTCCCGGTTGTTTTAGGTGACCTTCCAACTGAAGCGCGCGAAACTATTCTCGCAGATGCAAAGGAGAAAAATTCCCCGGTTTTTGAATTAAAAAAAGACTTTACTGTTCACAAGCTTAATGGTCATCAGTTCCACGCGAAAATTCGGTATCAAGGAAAAAATCTAAAAAAAATAGAAACAATTCTTGGCTTGCCGGGCGACTATCAGATAGAAAACGCAGCAGTTGCTTTGATGGCTGTTGAACTTTTTATGGAGAAGCATGAACTGGCAATTGATCGTCGTGCTTTGATCGCGGGATTAGAAAATGCTGCTTGGCCGGGGCGATTAGAAGAAATAAATACTACTCCCTTGGTCTTATTAGATGGCGCTCATAATCTTCCTGGTGTCCAGGCCCTTGTTCATACTATTAAGAATGATTTTGCCGATCGGGAAGTTTACCTCTTGGTGGCGATTCTGGCTGATAAGCAATATG
This region includes:
- a CDS encoding folylpolyglutamate synthase/dihydrofolate synthase family protein — protein: MIKTYDEALSFIHGRTQFKKIPTLTRMKRFLAELGNPQEGLKYIHVTGTNGKGSTVAMMRSALLESGLTVGSFTSPFITRFNERIEYNGIPISDADLLRLVQKIASVVKKLDNTLETGGPTEFEIDTALMFCYMAEKKPDVVLLEVGIGGLYDSTNVITPVVSVITTVGWDHMKYLGDTLAKIAAQKAGIIKKGVPVVLGDLPTEARETILADAKEKNSPVFELKKDFTVHKLNGHQFHAKIRYQGKNLKKIETILGLPGDYQIENAAVALMAVELFMEKHELAIDRRALIAGLENAAWPGRLEEINTTPLVLLDGAHNLPGVQALVHTIKNDFADREVYLLVAILADKQYELMLGELASLGNIHLTVTHFAGPGPKRPSADLAKAVADIPTKYPIQIINDWRLGIGQVASQMSAEDVMIITGSLYFVSDVRKFFLN